One stretch of Halapricum desulfuricans DNA includes these proteins:
- a CDS encoding alpha-amylase domain-containing protein: MHRDSQGTAVSDEAIDWNASDVAGIPADVSLPDERTPATGEPVGLQYFDYDDDLGPEGDHWRRIAREADRIARAGYSAVWVQPPMEPNTPDSNGYNPRDHLTWDSPLGTESEFEAMVDRLANAQAGEVEVYIDAIVNHTATDDPGDGTYAHLDDPDHYHHPHEGDRTTMQLFDLWDLDQTNPEVTRHLRAYVEKIAQTGCAGVRWDAAKHVPMWYFEEFLNDWADQHDFFRVGEVFDGDTDFLEAYADTGMRTFDYPLFFTMHDAFHEGGDLRWLEGALQHEDSLLGRDPDSAVTFVANHDEGPPQLSRLAYAFILTAPGYPFVYANYATSEGVDYDAAWLSNLVWIKRTLADGEQFVRHADRDLFVHERYQNLLTGINKADCPRTEWVYTGWEETTLRDYTGSGDVIETDEDGWVELTVPAKGWACYAPA; the protein is encoded by the coding sequence ATGCACAGGGACAGCCAGGGCACGGCAGTGTCGGACGAAGCGATTGACTGGAACGCGAGCGACGTTGCGGGGATCCCGGCCGACGTGTCGCTCCCCGACGAGCGAACGCCGGCCACGGGCGAGCCAGTCGGACTGCAGTATTTCGACTACGACGACGACCTGGGGCCTGAAGGAGACCACTGGAGACGGATCGCCCGCGAGGCAGACCGGATCGCCCGGGCGGGGTACAGCGCCGTCTGGGTCCAGCCGCCGATGGAGCCGAACACGCCCGACAGCAACGGCTACAACCCCCGCGATCACCTCACGTGGGACTCGCCGCTCGGTACCGAGTCCGAGTTCGAGGCGATGGTCGATCGCCTCGCCAACGCCCAGGCCGGCGAGGTCGAGGTCTACATCGACGCGATCGTCAACCATACTGCGACGGACGATCCGGGCGACGGAACCTACGCGCACCTCGACGACCCGGACCACTACCACCACCCCCACGAGGGCGATCGGACGACGATGCAGCTGTTCGACCTGTGGGACCTCGATCAGACCAACCCGGAGGTCACCCGTCACCTCCGGGCGTACGTCGAGAAGATCGCCCAGACGGGCTGTGCCGGGGTTCGCTGGGACGCCGCAAAGCACGTCCCGATGTGGTACTTCGAGGAGTTCCTCAACGACTGGGCCGACCAGCACGACTTCTTCCGGGTCGGCGAGGTCTTCGACGGCGATACCGACTTCCTGGAGGCCTACGCCGACACGGGGATGCGCACCTTCGACTACCCCCTCTTTTTCACGATGCACGACGCCTTCCACGAGGGCGGGGACCTCCGCTGGCTGGAGGGGGCCCTCCAGCACGAGGACTCGCTGCTCGGGCGCGACCCCGACAGTGCCGTAACCTTCGTCGCCAACCACGACGAGGGGCCGCCACAACTCTCGCGGCTGGCCTACGCCTTTATTCTCACGGCCCCAGGCTACCCGTTCGTGTACGCCAACTACGCCACGTCCGAGGGCGTCGACTACGACGCCGCGTGGCTGTCGAATCTCGTCTGGATCAAGCGCACGCTCGCGGACGGCGAGCAATTCGTCCGCCACGCCGATCGCGATCTGTTCGTCCACGAGCGCTATCAGAACCTCCTGACGGGGATCAACAAGGCCGACTGTCCCCGCACGGAGTGGGTCTACACCGGCTGGGAGGAGACGACGCTGCGGGATTACACCGGGAGTGGTGACGTGATCGAGACCGACGAGGACGGCTGGGTCGAACTGACCGTCCCCGCGAAAGGCTGGGCCTGCTACGCGCCGGCCTGA
- a CDS encoding P-II family nitrogen regulator, with protein MSDSGIKMVVAVIRPDKLGDVKKALVEADAPSLTVTNVSGRGSQPAKKGQWRGEEYVVDLHQKVKIECVVADTPVEDVVEAIKDGAHTGEKGDGKIFVLPVEDAVQIRTGEDGPEAV; from the coding sequence ATGAGCGATAGCGGGATCAAGATGGTCGTCGCGGTGATCCGCCCCGACAAGCTCGGGGACGTGAAGAAGGCGCTGGTCGAGGCCGACGCGCCCTCGCTGACGGTCACGAACGTCTCGGGCCGCGGCTCCCAGCCGGCAAAGAAGGGACAGTGGCGCGGCGAGGAGTACGTCGTCGACCTCCATCAGAAGGTCAAAATCGAGTGCGTCGTCGCAGATACGCCGGTCGAGGACGTCGTCGAGGCGATCAAAGACGGCGCACACACCGGCGAGAAAGGCGACGGCAAAATATTCGTCCTGCCGGTCGAGGACGCCGTCCAGATCCGCACCGGCGAGGACGGCCCAGAGGCCGTCTGA
- a CDS encoding inositol monophosphatase family protein: MDYERELDAAIRAATAGMEAMRAERGDLREAGGTETKTNVNDMVTVADQASQDAILDVLKSAFPDDSVVGEEGTGEHYSGHGREWVVDPIDGTANFAVGLPYYCVSIALVVDGTPQVGVVASPPRALDRLWYGVRGEGAFVHHGVDGVTDADDLDGTPLEVSDQDELAGAVVFGRLSERDADVRAIDEITVREVLDREGQFRRPGSAAINLAQVAAGHADGYLILSIQEWDVAAGLLLVEEAGGTVRRRPSRIEDGSIEVIVSNGHIQADLEAIAAEAIELAET, from the coding sequence ATGGACTACGAGAGAGAACTCGACGCGGCGATCCGAGCCGCGACCGCGGGAATGGAAGCCATGCGCGCCGAGCGCGGCGACCTCCGTGAGGCCGGCGGGACCGAGACCAAAACGAACGTCAACGATATGGTGACGGTGGCCGACCAGGCTAGCCAGGACGCGATCCTCGACGTACTGAAGTCCGCGTTCCCCGACGATAGCGTCGTCGGCGAGGAAGGAACGGGTGAACACTACAGCGGCCACGGCCGGGAGTGGGTCGTCGATCCGATCGACGGGACGGCCAACTTCGCCGTCGGCCTCCCGTATTACTGCGTCTCGATCGCGCTGGTCGTCGATGGCACCCCGCAGGTCGGGGTCGTCGCCTCGCCCCCGCGAGCGCTCGACCGGCTCTGGTACGGCGTCCGCGGTGAGGGTGCGTTCGTCCACCACGGGGTCGACGGTGTGACCGACGCGGACGACCTCGACGGGACTCCCCTCGAGGTCAGCGATCAGGACGAACTCGCCGGTGCTGTCGTGTTCGGTCGGCTGAGCGAGCGCGACGCCGACGTCCGGGCGATCGACGAGATCACGGTCCGGGAGGTCCTCGATCGGGAGGGCCAGTTCCGGCGGCCGGGCAGCGCCGCGATCAATCTCGCGCAAGTCGCCGCGGGCCACGCCGACGGCTATCTGATCCTCTCGATCCAGGAGTGGGACGTCGCGGCCGGCCTCCTGCTGGTCGAGGAGGCCGGCGGTACGGTCCGGCGACGCCCCTCCCGCATCGAAGACGGGTCGATCGAAGTGATCGTCTCGAACGGCCACATCCAGGCTGATCTCGAAGCGATCGCTGCCGAGGCGATCGAACTGGCCGAGACGTAG
- a CDS encoding cation:proton antiporter, with translation MSAGAATLIALVAGIIALGVLAQLLSARLQLPSIIFYIFAGLALGPVAELVLGTRIVSLATFGGEETLSAVVGLAVAIIVFEGAFHLQVDRIREAPTASFRLVTVGAAIALVGTALAVHLVYPEVGWGIAFLIGALLVATGPTVVTPILQVVPVRDRVSATLETEGIVNDVTAAILAVVVFKVIVIQGETPADIFTEFTARLGQGLLVGVIVAGVVYYLLRYVDLSPGDAPRNARLLVLAGALVAYAGADFLAGEAGVAAAATAGFLLGNANVPYEEDIVDFKGDVTLLVLSFVFIILAALLELDALADVGLPGLLVVAAIALVIRPLLVLVSLAGDRFTVSEKLFVGLVGPRGIIPASVATLFAIQLQAQGDVHDANVLLGVVFLAILLTAVFEGGLARYIAEYLDVIPMRVIIVGGGRVGRALADRLEERGENVVLIESDETVVEQARNQGYTVEHGDGTDTDVLRSAGANAAKIVVAATGDDDANLLVSQLASTKFDVENVIARANNPDNVEPFEELGVQTISSSLATAWAIDNQIERPALSHWMTDLDRVGDVQEVELRNPTLYDRPVREVGPELPDTCLIALVCRDGEAVVPTADYTVHEGDRLTLLGRTEAVREGMALCRGED, from the coding sequence ATGAGTGCCGGGGCGGCAACGCTAATCGCGCTCGTTGCAGGGATCATCGCGCTGGGCGTGCTCGCACAGTTGCTCTCTGCCCGGCTGCAACTCCCGAGCATCATCTTCTACATCTTCGCCGGGCTCGCGCTCGGCCCGGTCGCCGAACTGGTCCTCGGCACACGGATCGTTTCGCTGGCGACGTTCGGCGGCGAGGAGACCCTGTCGGCGGTCGTCGGGCTCGCGGTCGCGATTATCGTCTTCGAGGGGGCCTTCCACCTGCAGGTCGATCGGATCCGCGAGGCGCCGACGGCGTCGTTCCGGCTGGTCACGGTCGGCGCGGCGATCGCGCTGGTCGGGACGGCGCTGGCCGTTCATCTGGTCTATCCCGAGGTCGGCTGGGGGATCGCGTTTCTGATCGGGGCGCTGCTCGTCGCGACCGGTCCGACCGTGGTCACGCCCATCCTGCAGGTCGTTCCCGTCCGCGATCGAGTGTCGGCCACGCTCGAGACCGAGGGCATCGTCAACGACGTGACCGCGGCGATTCTCGCCGTCGTGGTCTTCAAGGTGATCGTCATTCAGGGCGAGACGCCGGCCGACATCTTCACCGAGTTCACGGCCCGCCTCGGCCAGGGACTGCTCGTCGGTGTGATCGTCGCCGGCGTCGTCTACTACCTCCTGCGATACGTCGACCTCTCCCCCGGCGACGCGCCGCGTAACGCGCGGTTGCTCGTGCTCGCCGGGGCGCTGGTCGCGTACGCCGGTGCGGACTTCCTGGCCGGCGAAGCCGGCGTGGCTGCCGCCGCGACTGCGGGCTTTCTGCTCGGGAACGCCAACGTCCCCTACGAGGAAGACATCGTGGACTTCAAAGGCGACGTCACGCTGCTGGTCCTGTCGTTCGTGTTCATCATTCTCGCTGCGTTGCTGGAACTGGACGCGCTGGCCGACGTCGGGTTGCCCGGGCTGCTGGTCGTGGCCGCGATCGCGCTGGTGATCCGACCGCTGCTGGTGCTCGTCTCGCTGGCCGGCGATCGGTTCACCGTCAGCGAGAAACTGTTCGTCGGGCTCGTCGGTCCGCGCGGCATCATCCCGGCGTCCGTTGCCACGCTGTTTGCCATCCAGTTGCAGGCGCAGGGAGACGTCCACGACGCGAACGTACTGCTCGGCGTCGTGTTTCTCGCCATCTTACTGACTGCCGTCTTCGAAGGCGGTCTGGCGCGGTACATCGCGGAATACCTGGACGTGATACCAATGCGAGTCATCATCGTCGGAGGCGGGAGAGTGGGCCGTGCGCTCGCCGACCGCCTCGAAGAACGAGGAGAGAACGTCGTATTGATCGAAAGCGACGAAACAGTCGTCGAACAGGCACGCAACCAAGGCTACACCGTCGAACACGGTGACGGGACCGACACAGACGTGCTCCGGTCGGCCGGGGCAAACGCTGCGAAGATCGTCGTCGCCGCGACCGGTGACGACGATGCGAACCTGCTGGTCTCCCAGCTCGCGTCCACGAAGTTCGACGTCGAGAACGTCATCGCGCGAGCGAATAACCCCGACAACGTCGAACCGTTCGAGGAACTGGGCGTGCAGACGATCTCCTCGTCGCTGGCGACCGCCTGGGCGATCGACAACCAGATCGAGCGTCCTGCGCTCTCTCACTGGATGACCGATCTCGATCGGGTCGGCGACGTTCAGGAGGTCGAACTCAGGAACCCGACGCTCTACGATCGCCCTGTCCGGGAGGTCGGACCGGAACTGCCGGACACCTGCCTGATCGCGCTGGTCTGTCGCGACGGCGAGGCCGTCGTCCCGACGGCAGACTACACGGTCCACGAGGGTGACCGACTCACGCTTCTGGGCCGGACCGAGGCGGTCCGCGAGGGAATGGCCCTCTGTCGCGGCGAAGATTGA
- a CDS encoding Lrp/AsnC family transcriptional regulator gives MTPTDSDVALSDDDRAVLDARIRDARADAEAIAAETGIAADRVEAKLERFEDAGVIDGYTARLDYGALGYDVTALFRVSVADESALDRLRDQPRVVALYAVTGGDDAVAVGKFEDTDALNAVATELLTDDAVRSLTVTVVRDVLREFEPTVPDDGSS, from the coding sequence ATGACACCGACCGACTCCGACGTGGCGTTGAGCGACGACGACCGGGCCGTGCTCGACGCCCGGATCCGGGACGCCCGGGCCGACGCCGAGGCGATCGCCGCCGAGACGGGGATCGCGGCCGACCGCGTCGAGGCGAAACTCGAGCGCTTCGAAGACGCTGGCGTGATCGACGGCTACACGGCCCGTCTCGACTACGGCGCGCTGGGATACGACGTGACGGCCCTGTTCCGGGTCTCGGTCGCCGACGAGTCGGCACTCGATCGGCTCCGGGATCAGCCCCGGGTCGTCGCGCTCTACGCGGTGACCGGCGGTGACGACGCCGTCGCTGTCGGGAAGTTCGAGGACACCGACGCGCTCAACGCGGTCGCCACCGAACTACTGACCGACGACGCCGTCCGCTCGCTGACCGTGACTGTCGTCCGGGACGTGCTCCGGGAGTTCGAACCGACGGTCCCCGACGACGGATCGTCCTGA
- the cysK gene encoding cysteine synthase A, whose product MNVAADVTELIGETPLVRVESIAPNLLVKLESFNPYSVKDRIAREMLDSAAEAGALTDETVVIEPTSGNTGIGLAAVCAARDQELILTMPESMSEERRKLLRALGADLELTDADSGMSGAIERADELAAEYEDTFVPQQFDNPANPKAHRRTTGPELDEATDSDLDVFVAGVGTGGTITGVGTYFEQADTDIDLIAVEPEDSAVLSGGEAGSHGIQGIGAGFVPEILERDLLDEVRTVGRDDAIETARRLAGEEGIAGGISTGANVHVAAEVARERPGDLVATIVCDPGERYLSTDLYDV is encoded by the coding sequence ATGAACGTCGCAGCCGACGTGACGGAACTGATCGGAGAGACGCCGCTGGTTCGGGTCGAGTCGATCGCGCCGAACCTACTGGTGAAACTGGAGTCGTTCAATCCCTACTCGGTCAAAGACCGGATCGCCCGCGAGATGCTCGATTCGGCCGCAGAGGCGGGCGCGTTGACAGACGAGACAGTCGTCATCGAGCCCACGAGCGGGAACACGGGGATCGGCTTGGCAGCGGTCTGTGCTGCCCGGGACCAGGAGTTGATTCTGACGATGCCTGAATCGATGAGCGAGGAGCGGCGCAAACTCCTCCGAGCGCTCGGAGCCGACCTGGAGCTGACCGACGCCGATAGCGGGATGAGCGGTGCCATTGAGCGTGCCGACGAACTCGCCGCGGAGTACGAGGACACCTTCGTCCCCCAGCAGTTCGACAATCCCGCCAACCCGAAGGCCCACCGGCGGACGACGGGGCCGGAACTGGACGAGGCGACCGACAGCGATCTGGACGTGTTCGTCGCCGGCGTCGGGACCGGCGGGACGATCACGGGTGTCGGGACCTATTTCGAGCAAGCCGATACTGACATCGACCTGATCGCCGTCGAGCCGGAAGACTCGGCGGTGCTGTCCGGCGGCGAGGCGGGCAGTCACGGCATCCAGGGGATCGGAGCCGGATTCGTGCCCGAGATTCTGGAGCGCGATCTGCTGGACGAGGTCCGTACGGTCGGCAGGGACGACGCGATCGAGACGGCCCGACGACTCGCCGGCGAGGAGGGGATCGCCGGCGGGATCTCGACGGGCGCGAACGTCCACGTCGCCGCCGAGGTGGCGCGCGAACGCCCCGGGGACCTCGTGGCGACGATCGTCTGTGATCCCGGCGAGCGGTATCTCTCGACGGACCTGTATGACGTCTAG
- a CDS encoding helix-turn-helix domain-containing protein, with protein MAGTNRVKSTMSGMRAELEIPATEACPVARFTERTDGSVTSVRRARNGDGEYTEEFTATGNVDPDAFDQNLESLFEYQSAQVFQFTHDLQDCVCEYVEQHEHPIADVRAQDGSLVLTLHLTNITDLRDLVTDLREQFGSVRIRYLLQVDSDEEGADDVVPINRARLTDRQLEVLETAHEMGYFSYPRSANATDVANALGIDASTFTEHLAAAQSKLMDEILTTP; from the coding sequence ATGGCCGGAACGAACCGAGTGAAGAGTACGATGTCCGGGATGCGCGCCGAGCTCGAGATACCGGCGACCGAGGCCTGTCCCGTCGCCCGGTTCACCGAACGCACAGACGGGTCGGTCACCTCGGTTCGCCGCGCGAGAAACGGGGACGGGGAGTACACCGAGGAGTTCACCGCGACCGGGAACGTCGACCCGGACGCGTTCGACCAGAACCTCGAATCCCTCTTCGAGTATCAGTCCGCGCAGGTCTTTCAGTTCACTCACGACCTGCAGGACTGCGTCTGTGAGTACGTCGAACAGCACGAACACCCGATCGCCGACGTTCGCGCACAGGACGGCTCGCTCGTGTTGACGCTTCATCTGACGAACATCACGGACCTGCGTGACCTCGTGACCGACCTCCGCGAGCAGTTCGGGTCGGTGCGCATCCGCTATCTGCTGCAGGTCGACAGCGACGAGGAAGGGGCCGACGACGTCGTCCCGATCAACCGCGCCCGCCTGACCGACCGCCAGCTCGAAGTGCTGGAAACCGCCCATGAGATGGGCTATTTCTCCTACCCGCGCTCGGCCAACGCTACTGATGTCGCCAACGCACTCGGGATCGACGCCTCGACGTTCACCGAACACCTCGCGGCCGCCCAGTCGAAACTCATGGACGAGATCCTGACGACGCCATAA
- a CDS encoding dCTP deaminase has protein sequence MNPTQFLEDIVHEPTQAEGDGFDLTVAEAYEVDAPGRVDFGGGELETPELTGRERTRRNPDDDYEWWHLDSGQYLIEYNESLDLPPDLVAEIQTREAVREHGAFHPTLSVQSLGRVPLSVGGAGINIKENARVSTIVGIGRR, from the coding sequence ATGAATCCGACGCAGTTCCTCGAAGACATCGTTCACGAACCGACCCAGGCGGAGGGGGACGGGTTCGATCTGACCGTCGCGGAGGCGTACGAGGTCGACGCGCCGGGCCGTGTCGATTTCGGCGGCGGCGAGCTCGAGACTCCTGAGCTGACGGGCCGCGAGCGGACGCGACGCAATCCCGACGACGACTACGAGTGGTGGCACCTCGATTCGGGCCAGTACCTCATCGAATACAACGAGTCGCTCGACCTGCCGCCGGACCTGGTCGCGGAAATCCAGACCCGCGAGGCGGTTCGTGAACACGGGGCCTTCCACCCGACGCTGTCGGTCCAGTCGCTCGGTCGCGTGCCGCTGTCAGTCGGCGGTGCCGGGATCAACATAAAGGAGAACGCCCGCGTCTCGACGATCGTCGGGATCGGCCGTCGGTGA
- a CDS encoding ammonium transporter, translating into MIEAIPLQVEPSAITDAVNNTWILTVSFLIFFMHAGFAMLEAGQVRAKNVANQLTKNLLTWSVGVTVFFFIGAGISGLVGGDPFTSSLPYLADDASGYIGWLYGAVFAMTAATIVSGAVAGRARLRAYVAYTFLLAAIIYPVVTGITWAGAYIEIGDAAFHDFAGGMIVHGMGGIAGLTAAWILGPRMDRYDADGSANVIPGHSMTFAVLGTLMLAFGWYGFNVGTAAAMYETEAGLMAYNGAVLGRVAMGTTIAMAAGAMGAGLVAWYRTGKVDTLYVANGLLAGLVGITAIPDTTHYLGALAIGGLAGAQLPIVFSFVEKRMKIDDVCAVFPVHGSAGILGTLAFPFVHYDLGVPLAEAALTQFVGVVVIAAWTVGATAVVWYALRALGQARVTPEHEREGLDISEHGVDTYPEFGDEEGVVADGGRVRTDGGVCCVTRGDEK; encoded by the coding sequence ATGATCGAAGCAATACCACTGCAGGTCGAACCGAGCGCGATCACCGACGCCGTCAACAACACGTGGATCCTGACGGTGTCGTTCCTGATCTTCTTCATGCACGCCGGCTTCGCGATGCTGGAGGCAGGTCAGGTGCGGGCGAAGAACGTCGCCAACCAGCTGACGAAGAACTTGCTGACCTGGAGCGTCGGCGTCACGGTGTTTTTCTTCATCGGGGCCGGCATCTCCGGGCTCGTCGGCGGCGATCCGTTCACGTCGTCGCTGCCGTACCTCGCTGACGACGCCAGCGGGTACATCGGCTGGCTGTACGGCGCGGTCTTCGCCATGACGGCGGCCACCATCGTGTCGGGCGCGGTCGCCGGCCGGGCGCGACTCCGCGCGTACGTCGCCTACACGTTCCTGCTGGCGGCGATCATCTACCCCGTGGTCACGGGGATCACCTGGGCGGGCGCGTACATCGAGATCGGTGACGCCGCGTTCCACGACTTCGCCGGCGGAATGATCGTCCACGGAATGGGCGGTATCGCCGGGCTCACCGCGGCGTGGATCCTCGGGCCCCGTATGGATCGCTACGACGCGGACGGCTCGGCGAACGTCATCCCCGGCCACTCGATGACTTTCGCGGTGCTCGGGACGCTAATGTTGGCCTTTGGCTGGTACGGGTTCAACGTCGGGACGGCCGCGGCGATGTACGAGACCGAAGCGGGGCTGATGGCGTACAACGGTGCCGTGCTGGGACGGGTCGCAATGGGAACGACGATCGCCATGGCCGCGGGCGCGATGGGTGCCGGACTTGTCGCGTGGTACAGGACCGGCAAGGTCGACACGCTGTACGTCGCCAACGGCCTGCTGGCCGGGCTGGTCGGAATCACGGCGATCCCCGACACGACCCACTACCTCGGCGCGCTGGCGATCGGCGGACTGGCGGGCGCACAGCTTCCGATAGTCTTCAGCTTCGTCGAGAAGCGCATGAAGATCGACGACGTCTGTGCGGTCTTCCCCGTCCACGGGAGCGCGGGCATTCTCGGGACGCTGGCGTTCCCGTTCGTCCACTACGACCTGGGCGTCCCGCTCGCGGAAGCCGCGCTCACCCAGTTCGTCGGCGTCGTCGTGATCGCGGCCTGGACGGTCGGCGCGACGGCGGTCGTCTGGTACGCCCTGCGGGCCCTCGGACAGGCCCGCGTCACGCCCGAGCACGAACGCGAGGGGCTCGACATCTCCGAACACGGCGTCGACACCTACCCCGAGTTCGGTGACGAGGAAGGCGTCGTCGCCGACGGCGGGCGCGTCCGAACCGACGGCGGGGTCTGCTGTGTCACGCGAGGTGACGAGAAATGA
- a CDS encoding helicase HerA domain-containing protein has product MSDERTITVAEVSDGPGGSGEPGSDVSLPVIELLTGRGFVTGKSGSGKSNTASVIAENLLDSGFGLLIVDIDGEYYGLKEEYEILHVGADEECDIQVTTEHAEKIAGLALEENVPIILDISSFLDDDEAEQLLTEVSKHLFAKAKKLKQPFLLLVEEVHEWIPENGSVSEAGKMLIKIGKRGRKHGLGVVGISQRPADVKKDYITQCDWLVWHRLTWNNDTKVVRRVLDGEYADAVEDLDDGEAFLMTDWSESIRRVQFHRKQTFDAGATPGLDDFERPELKSVSDDLVSELQAISEEERQREDTIAELREELDKKNSRIAELERELQDARDLSRMADQFVDAMLDQVEGASPGRTETERMRARRQRREGQDTADEQTGPEQDDGKATSEQAEGGECTEQSDTADSRDNGEIEEKIPLMDEVADAAEAFAAAMDDESGDASDDESTNDESTNGESTDEEALEFEPFEAPADLEESTDVLDFSDADMPAFGFETGSHGSEGSGESEAADSVTADRDADGTGGDRVQGSDDEAIAEAVGAVDGTDESSVDRPTPAAVSSLRTEIRNLDEKARRMLAYYDEQGPATPLDAHFVAGGTGDRTDAYAHNRRLRTAGLIEHVGRGNYDVCLRKRLEEATNGRLDERELEAFRAELTTAFGRTD; this is encoded by the coding sequence ATGAGCGACGAGCGGACGATCACGGTCGCGGAGGTGAGCGACGGCCCGGGCGGTTCCGGCGAACCCGGCTCCGACGTCTCGCTCCCAGTTATCGAGTTACTGACTGGTAGAGGGTTTGTCACTGGAAAAAGTGGTAGCGGTAAGAGTAACACCGCCTCGGTCATCGCCGAGAACCTGCTCGACTCCGGGTTCGGCCTGTTGATCGTCGACATCGACGGCGAGTACTACGGTCTCAAAGAGGAATACGAGATCCTCCACGTCGGGGCCGACGAGGAGTGTGACATTCAGGTAACGACCGAGCACGCCGAGAAGATCGCGGGGCTCGCCCTCGAGGAGAACGTGCCGATCATCCTGGACATCTCGTCGTTCCTGGACGACGACGAGGCCGAACAGTTGCTGACTGAGGTCTCGAAACACCTCTTCGCGAAGGCCAAGAAGCTCAAACAGCCGTTCCTGTTGCTGGTCGAGGAGGTCCACGAGTGGATCCCCGAAAACGGGTCGGTCAGCGAGGCCGGCAAGATGCTGATCAAGATCGGCAAGCGCGGGCGCAAACACGGACTCGGCGTCGTCGGGATCAGCCAGCGCCCCGCCGACGTCAAGAAAGACTACATCACCCAGTGTGACTGGCTCGTCTGGCATCGATTGACGTGGAACAACGACACGAAGGTCGTCCGGCGCGTGCTCGACGGCGAGTACGCCGACGCGGTCGAGGACCTCGACGACGGCGAGGCCTTCCTGATGACCGACTGGTCGGAGTCGATTCGGCGAGTGCAGTTCCATCGCAAGCAGACCTTCGACGCCGGGGCGACGCCCGGGCTGGACGACTTCGAGCGCCCGGAACTGAAGTCCGTCAGCGACGACCTCGTCTCGGAGCTACAGGCGATCAGCGAGGAGGAGCGCCAGCGTGAGGACACGATCGCGGAACTGCGGGAGGAACTGGACAAGAAGAACTCCCGGATCGCCGAACTCGAGCGGGAACTGCAGGACGCGCGCGACCTGAGCCGGATGGCCGATCAGTTCGTCGACGCGATGCTGGACCAGGTCGAGGGCGCGAGCCCCGGCCGAACCGAGACCGAGCGCATGCGCGCCCGCCGACAGCGCCGCGAAGGGCAAGACACGGCCGACGAGCAGACGGGTCCCGAGCAGGACGACGGAAAGGCGACGTCAGAGCAGGCCGAAGGCGGAGAGTGCACAGAGCAGAGTGACACCGCGGACTCGCGCGACAACGGCGAGATCGAGGAGAAGATCCCGTTGATGGACGAGGTCGCCGACGCCGCGGAGGCGTTCGCGGCCGCGATGGACGACGAATCCGGCGACGCGTCCGACGATGAGTCCACCAACGACGAGTCCACGAACGGCGAGTCCACCGACGAGGAGGCGCTCGAGTTCGAGCCGTTCGAGGCGCCCGCTGACCTCGAGGAGTCGACCGACGTGCTGGATTTTTCCGACGCCGACATGCCGGCGTTCGGGTTCGAGACCGGATCGCACGGTTCCGAAGGCAGCGGTGAGTCGGAGGCAGCGGACAGTGTAACGGCGGATCGGGACGCCGACGGGACCGGAGGCGATCGCGTTCAGGGGAGCGACGACGAGGCGATCGCCGAGGCGGTCGGAGCCGTCGACGGGACCGACGAATCGTCGGTCGATCGCCCGACGCCGGCCGCGGTGTCGTCGCTTCGAACGGAGATCCGGAACCTCGACGAGAAGGCTCGACGGATGCTGGCGTACTACGACGAGCAGGGGCCGGCGACGCCGCTGGACGCCCATTTCGTCGCCGGGGGCACCGGCGACCGGACCGACGCCTACGCGCACAACCGGCGGCTCCGGACCGCGGGGTTGATCGAGCACGTCGGCCGCGGCAACTACGACGTCTGTCTCCGAAAGCGCCTCGAGGAGGCGACGAACGGTCGACTCGACGAGCGCGAACTCGAGGCGTTCCGGGCGGAACTCACCACTGCCTTCGGCCGAACGGACTGA
- a CDS encoding 30S ribosomal protein S6e — MVDFTVAVADPDSGETHQIDIDGQDANRFMGREIGDEVAGSAVGLDGYTLEITGGSDTAGRPLRGDVRGPNLKSVLLEGGVGYEPSRDGERKRVTVRGREISDEVRQINAAIAEAGSGDVAELLGEADDE; from the coding sequence ATGGTAGATTTCACCGTCGCCGTTGCGGACCCAGACAGCGGCGAGACGCACCAGATCGACATCGACGGACAGGACGCGAACCGATTCATGGGCCGAGAGATCGGCGACGAAGTCGCGGGCAGCGCAGTCGGACTCGACGGCTACACGCTCGAGATCACCGGCGGCTCCGATACGGCCGGTCGCCCGCTTCGCGGTGACGTTCGCGGCCCGAACCTCAAGTCCGTCCTGCTGGAAGGCGGCGTTGGCTACGAGCCCTCTCGCGACGGCGAGCGCAAGCGCGTGACCGTTCGCGGACGCGAGATCAGCGACGAGGTCCGCCAGATCAACGCGGCGATCGCCGAGGCCGGGAGCGGCGACGTCGCCGAGCTGCTGGGCGAGGCCGACGACGAATAA